A region of the Chryseobacterium cucumeris genome:
TTAGTTGCCGGAACTAAGTACCGTGGTCAGTTTGAGGAAAGAATGAAGGCCATCATGACGGAACTGGAGAAAAACAGGGATGTCATCTTATTTATTGATGAGCTTCATACGATTGTAGGAGCTGGAAGTTCCACAGGAAGTTTAGATGCTTCCAATATGTTCAAACCGGCTTTGGCAAGAGGTGAAATTCAATGCATCGGGGCAACTACCCTGGATGAATACCGTCAGTATATTGAAAAAGACGGAGCTTTAGAAAGAAGATTCCAGAAAGTAATGGTGGAACCTACTTCTATTGATGAAACCATTCAGATTCTGAACCAGATCAAAGATAAGTATGAAGAGCATCACAATGTCATTTATACACCTGAAGCGATTGCGGCGTGTGTCAATTTGACATCAAGATATATAACAGACCGTTTCTTACCGGACAAAGCAATTGACGCAATGGACGAAGCCGGATCCCGTGTTTATATCAAAAACATGAAAGTTCCTACTGAAATTATTGATTTTGAAAAGAAAATCGAAGATATCAAAGAACTGAAACAGAAAGCGGTAAAAGCTCAGGACTATCTTGAAGCAAGAAAACTGAAAGATGAAGAGGAACGTCTTCAGATGGAACTGAATTCAGCTCAGGAAAAATGGGATAAGGATGTAAAAGAGAAAAAAGAAACCGTAACAGAAGAAAATGTAGCGGAAGTGGTTTCTATGATGAGCGGAGTTCCTGTAACGAAAGTTGGTAAGAACGAGCTTGACAAACTTGCCCAAATGGATGAGAAACTGAACGGAAAAGTAATCGGTCAGGAAGATGCTGTGAAGAAAGTTGTTAAAGCTATTCAAAGAAACAGAGCTGGTCTTAAAGATCCTAACCGCCCCATCGGTACCTTTATTTTCCTTGGAACAACCGGGGTTGGTAAAACCGAATTGGCAAAAGTAATGGCAAGAGAGCTTTTTGAATCCGATGAATCTCTGATCAGAATCGACATGAGCGAATACATGGAGAAATTTGCGGTGTCAAGATTAGTAGGTGCGCCTCCGGGATACGTAGGATACGAAGAAGGAGGTCAGCTGACAGAAGCGGTAAGAAGAAAGCCTTACGCAGTGGTTCTTTTGGATGAGATTGAAAAAGCTCACCCGGATGTATTCAATATCCTGCTACAGATTTTGGATGAAGGACACGTTACAGACAGCTTGGGAAGAAAAATTGATTTTAGAAATACCATCATTATTCTGACTTCAAACATCGGAACAAGAGATCTTAAAGACTTTGGAGACGGTGTAGGATTCGGAACTTCTGCGAAGAAAACCACTTCAGACTCAAGAGCGAGAAGTACCATTGAAAATGCCCTTAAAAAAGCATTTGCACCGGAATTCTTAAACAGAATTGATGATATTGTGATCTTCAACTCTCTTGTACAGGATGATATCAAGAAAATCATTGATATTGAACTGAATAAGCTTTATGGCAGACTTGAAAAATTAGGATATAAAGTGGATCTTACTGAAGAAGCAAAAGACTTTATTTCTGAAAAAGGATGGGATAAAGATTTCGGAGCAAGACCACTGAAACGTGCAATTCAGAAATATATTGAGGACTTATTGGCAGAAATGCTGGTAAACAAGCAATTGAGCGAAGGAGAAACCGTAATTCTTGATCTTAATGAAGCAAAAGACGGACTGATCGGGAAAACACAGAAAGCTAAGAAATCGGCTGAAAAGTCTTCTCAATCTTAATTAAATAAATAATTTAATTTCAAATAGAAAATCCCCGGGAAGTTTCCCGGGGATTTTTGTTTTGTAAGCTTTGGCTGAAGCCGGATGAATTTTGTTTTCTGACTAAACGGGTTAAAGCCCGTTCCTCTTGATAAATGAACCTTTAAAGCCCCACCACAAAACCAATAGTCGGGATCAGACCGCTGGAAAATACACTGGAATTCTGTTTCCAAAGCACATTGTACATTAACCCCAGCTGCATGAAGGAATTATTCCCGATCCGCTGCATATATCCTCCTCCAAGGTACAATGCATTTTCTTCCGTATTGTATTTATAATCGTAGTATTTATCCTTGTAATCAACAAAATAATGCTGATAGTTGGCTCCCACGTAAAATGATCTGGCAAAATAATAATTGACAAAAGGACCTACTCCAAACATAGTAGATTTATAGTAATCAGAAGTCTGCCACGAAACACTTCCTACCACACCGCCTTCAAAATCATCTGTAAACCTGTAACCTACTCTTGGTGAAGCCGACAGATTAAAGGCACTGTTGCTTCCAAATCCTAATCCAATACCTCCTCCGAAAGTCCATTTGCTGTTTTCCTGTACCGGTGCACCTACTGAAATTTGGGAAAATGCTGATCCTGAGCTTATCAGCATCATAGAAATAATAAACTTTTTCATATATACTATTTTTGTTTTTAAAGTTATGTTCTCCTCTGTTTCCGTCTGCAGAGAGACTGATAAAAGGTAATCAATATGCTATCGTTTTTATCAATGTTTAAAATTATGGTTTTTTTACGAATTTTTTAATTGTATTTTTGCCGCATCAAACTAAGAACTCCCGTTAAGAGTTTCGTAAAATTGAATACAATGAAAGTAGTAGTAGGCCTCTCTGGAGGTGTAGATTCTAGTGTTACAGCATATTTGCTGCAGCAGCAAGGCCATGACGTAGTGGCTTTATTTATGAGAAACTGGAACGATGCTTCCGTAACATTAGAAGATGAATGTCCCTGGATTGAGGACAGTAATGATGCTCTGATGGTAGCACAAAAACTTGGAATTCCTTTCCAGGTGATAGACATGAGTGAACTTTACAAGGAGCGTATCGTTGACTATATGTTTGCCGAATATGAAAAAGGCAGAACTCCCAACCCTGATGTATTGTGTAACAGAGAAGTAAAATTCGATGTGTTTATGAAGACCGCAATGTCTTTGGGCGCCGATAAGGTAGCAACAGGACATTATGCAAGGGTAAATTCTACTTTTGATGAAAACGGAAAAGAAATTTTCCATCTTCTGGCCGGAAAAGACAACAATAAGGATCAGTCTTACTTTCTTTGCCAGCTAAGCCAGGATCAGCTTTCAAAAGCGTTATTCCCAATTGGAGAACTTACAAAGCCTCAGGTAAGAGAAATTGCAAAAGAAATCGGACTGGT
Encoded here:
- a CDS encoding ATP-dependent Clp protease ATP-binding subunit, with the protein product MDYKFSQGLSQVFKQSKSEAKRLKSEFLNTEHLLLGIIKTENSAKEILQNLNADLTQIRRKIETLNTASLNPISEEVTNISFTKMADHAIKRAELECRQYKSNEINTVHLLLGILYKYEDPTSNILGAYDIDYEGVSREYQTMLKNSGQSPQMSAYDDDDEREEFEQMRKPTGNLGSAKSKTPTLDNFGRDLTSLARDGKLDPVIGREKEIERVSQILSRRKKNNPLLIGEPGVGKSAIAEGLALRIQQKKVSRVLYGKRVITLDLASLVAGTKYRGQFEERMKAIMTELEKNRDVILFIDELHTIVGAGSSTGSLDASNMFKPALARGEIQCIGATTLDEYRQYIEKDGALERRFQKVMVEPTSIDETIQILNQIKDKYEEHHNVIYTPEAIAACVNLTSRYITDRFLPDKAIDAMDEAGSRVYIKNMKVPTEIIDFEKKIEDIKELKQKAVKAQDYLEARKLKDEEERLQMELNSAQEKWDKDVKEKKETVTEENVAEVVSMMSGVPVTKVGKNELDKLAQMDEKLNGKVIGQEDAVKKVVKAIQRNRAGLKDPNRPIGTFIFLGTTGVGKTELAKVMARELFESDESLIRIDMSEYMEKFAVSRLVGAPPGYVGYEEGGQLTEAVRRKPYAVVLLDEIEKAHPDVFNILLQILDEGHVTDSLGRKIDFRNTIIILTSNIGTRDLKDFGDGVGFGTSAKKTTSDSRARSTIENALKKAFAPEFLNRIDDIVIFNSLVQDDIKKIIDIELNKLYGRLEKLGYKVDLTEEAKDFISEKGWDKDFGARPLKRAIQKYIEDLLAEMLVNKQLSEGETVILDLNEAKDGLIGKTQKAKKSAEKSSQS